A single Triticum dicoccoides isolate Atlit2015 ecotype Zavitan chromosome 2A, WEW_v2.0, whole genome shotgun sequence DNA region contains:
- the LOC119353000 gene encoding mRNA-capping enzyme-like: MDLNASPLPEEDDHEEPVELDFGQDDEDHVESAVEIMRREREERRRKLKRDQPDDGPRPRPQQVRNDHVTQNKIGGYKRVKETPQGWLDCPASGQPIDKIIPSKVPLDETFNESIPPGKRYSSKQVVNKQRKAGRDIGLVIDLTNTSRYYSPAEWTKQGTKHVKIACRGRDAVPENEAVNTFVYEVLAFHERQKPSRNPKYVLVHCTHGHNRTGFMIVHYLMRTQLSSVTEALNIFAQRRPPGIYKTDYIQALYTFYHEIPESITCPPTPEWKRPSDLDLNGEAKQDDDDDNGEPAPSPDPVDDKAITNDDVLGDAVPFDQQDILRGICFKLLDFVPNGRANAQFPGSHPVSLNSENLQLLRQRYYYATWKADGTRYMMLIMRDGCFLIDRNFCFRRVQMRFPIRNVNDGFHNFTLIDGEMVVDTIPGGGLKRRYLAYDLMAINFSSKVKLPFSDRWKLLEDEIIRPRIYERKQFETGLKGNPSYRYDLELFSVRRKDFWLLSTVKKLLKEFIPALSHESDGLIFQGWDDPYVNRTHEGLLKWKYPEMNSVDFLFETGSENRQLIFLYERGKKKLMDGTRVVFPDDVDPSSISGKIVECSWNKQEDCWFCMRIRADKSTPNDINTYRKVMRSITDNITEDKLLGEMNEISSLPMYADRKAHADRKAHAEKMAHQHRRRG; this comes from the exons ATGGATTTGAATGCATCGCCGTTGCCCGAGGAAGATGACCATGAAGAGCCAGTTGAGCTTGATTTTGGACAGGACGATGAAGATCATGTCGAGTCTGCTGTTGAGATTATGAGAAGG GAACGAGAAGAACGACGCAGAAAGTTGAAGAGAGATCAACCGGATGATGGACCAAGGCCGCGACCACAACAGGTTAGGAATGATCATGTGACCCAAAACAAGATTGGCGGATACAAACGAGTTAAAGAGACACCTCAGG GTTGGTTGGATTGCCCTGCATCTGGTCAACCAATAGACAAAATCATACCGTCTAAAGTTCCGCTGGATGAAACATTCAATGAGTCGATTCCTCCTGGAAAAAGATATTCTTCCAAACAAGTTGTTAATAAACAAAGAAAGGCTGGCAGGGAC ATAGGTTTGGTGATTGACTTGACAAATACCTCTCGGTACTATTCACCAGCAGAGTGGACGAAGCAAGGTACTAAACATGTCAAG ATTGCTTGCAGGGGTAGAGATGCTGTACCAGAAAATGAAGCTGTAAACACGTTTGTGTATGAG GTGTTGGCGTTTCATGAGCGCCAGAAGCCATCAAGAAATCCCAAATACGTACTTGTTCATTGTACTCATGGGCATAACCGTACTGGCTTTATGATTGTTCATTACCTAATGCGCACACAACTGTCTAGTGTTACTGAG GCTTTAAATATATTTGCTCAAAGACGGCCTCCAGGAATATATAAAACCGACTACATTCAAGCACTGTATACATTTTATCATGAAATTCCTGAAAGTATCACATGTCCACCGACACCGGAATGGAAGAGGCcttctgatcttgatttgaatgGTGAAGCTAAGCAGGACGACGATGACGACAATGGCGAGCCTGCACCATCACCA GATCCCGTAGATGACAAGGCCATTACTAATGATGATGTCTTAGGGGATGCTGTACCTTTTGACCAGCAAGATATCTTGCGTGGCATATGTTTCAAGTTGCTTGATTTTGTACCCAAT GGTAGAGCTAATGCTCAATTTCCAGGATCTCATCCAGTTTCCCTCAACAG TGAGAACCTGCAACTTCTGAGGCAAAGATATTATTATGCTACATGGAAAGCTGATGGAACACGATACATGATGCTTATAATGCGGGATGGCTGTTTCTTAATAGACCGGAACTTCTGCTTTAGAAGAGTTCAGATGCGTTTTCCTATTAGGAATGTTAATGAT GGTTTCCACAACTTTACATTGATCGATGGAGAAATGGTTGTAGACACCATACCAGGTGGTGGATTGAAGCGGAGGTACTTAGCGTATGATCTAATGGCAATTAATTTCTCCTCCAAAGTCAAG TTGCCCTTTTCTGACAGGTGGAAGCTACTTGAGGATGAAATTATTCGTCCACGCATCTATGAGAGAAAGCAGTTTGAAACTGGTCTGAAAGGCAATCCATCATACAGATATGACCTGGAACTTTTTTCG GTAAGGAGAAAGGATTTTTGGCTGCTTTCCACGGTGAAGAAATTACTCAAGGAGTTTATTCCAGCACTTTCACATGAATCTGATGGGCTTATATTTCAG GGCTGGGATGATCCATACGTGAATCGTACACACGAAGGTCTGCTAAAATGGAAGTACCCAGAGATGAATTCAGTTGACTTTTTGTTTGAG ACTGGTAGTGAAAACCGCCAGCTTATTTTTCTGTACGAGAGAGGCAAAAAGAAACTTATGGATGGTACCCGGGTGGTATTTCCTG ATGATGTAGATCCATCTTCAATATCAGGGAAAATTGTTGAGTGCTCTTGGAATAAACAGGAGGACTGCTGGTTCTGCATGCGAATCCGAGCAGATAAATCAACTCCTAATGATATCAATACTTACAGAAAG GTGATGAGGAGCATCACGGATAACATTACTGAAGACAAGCTCCTGGGCGAGATGAATGAGATCAGTAGCCTTCCAATGTACGCCGACAGGAAGGCCCATGCTGACAGGAAGGCCCATGCCGAGAAGATGGCTCACCAGCACAGAAGGAGGGGATAA
- the LOC119358793 gene encoding RING-H2 finger protein ATL66-like: MSYLLSYISKMLCIKTPSSEEAAKHPAAGEECCVCLSRIRAGEATRRLPCEHAFHRDCVDRWLALCKRTCPLCRVYVADGNGRQAAAKHAGEGALADDLVIWFSTMLVPGF; encoded by the coding sequence ATGAGCTACCTCCTCTCCTACATCTCCAAGATGCTCTGCATCAAGACGCCGTCGTCGGAGGAGGCGGCGAAGCATCCGGCGGCCGGCGAGGAGTGCTGCGTCTGCCTCTCGAGGATCCGCGCCGGCGAGGCCACCAGGCGGCTCCCGTGCGAGCACGCCTTCCACCGGGACTGCGTCGACCGGTGGCTCGCGCTCTGCAAGCGGACGTGCCCGCTCTGCCGGGTGTACGTCGCCGACGGCAACGGCAGGCAAGCCGCGGCCAAGCACGCCGGCGAGGGCGCCCTGGCCGACGACCTCGTCATCTGGTTCTCCACCATGCTCGTCCCAGGGTTCTGA